One genomic region from Desulfobulbaceae bacterium encodes:
- a CDS encoding DUF4143 domain-containing protein, which yields MVKAPKLHFLDSGLLCYLLNIREPEQLRHHPLRGSIFESWVVSELYKAQVHRGEQPNLYHYRESRGLKMDVLVDLGDRLCAIEVKSAATIATDFFKCFDPFAGRISNTNLPSQIENIVIYGGETSQLRSKARIIAWKDVGEILQSKKEG from the coding sequence ATGGTAAAAGCGCCTAAACTCCATTTCTTAGATAGTGGATTATTATGTTATCTGCTGAACATCAGGGAACCCGAACAATTGCGACACCATCCTTTGCGTGGTTCCATCTTTGAAAGTTGGGTGGTATCAGAACTCTACAAAGCTCAGGTCCATCGGGGAGAACAACCAAACCTCTATCACTATCGTGAAAGTCGCGGACTGAAGATGGATGTCCTGGTAGATTTGGGTGATCGCCTTTGTGCCATCGAGGTCAAGTCTGCCGCCACGATAGCGACGGATTTCTTTAAATGCTTCGATCCATTTGCCGGGAGGATATCCAATACCAATCTTCCTTCGCAAATTGAAAACATCGTTATATATGGCGGTGAAACCTCGCAACTTCGATCAAAGGCACGGATTATTGCCTGGAAGGATGTGGGGGAGATTCTGCAGAGTAAGAAAGAGGGTTAA
- a CDS encoding AAA family ATPase, whose translation MISRKLISNLLALADFYPVVVVTGPRQAGKTTLCRAAFPDKAYVSLESLDTREFAQTDPRGFLAEYQQGAIIDEIQQVPSLASYLQSEVDERSTPGRFILTGSQHFGISQTISQSLAGRCGLLALLAPDWNELRQFDSVQQISTLCFGKVPIPGFMTGIFLHTSGSPTTPLPMFSAMFVKY comes from the coding sequence ATGATTTCTAGAAAACTGATCTCAAATTTATTGGCGCTAGCCGACTTCTACCCGGTTGTCGTCGTTACCGGCCCGAGACAGGCGGGTAAGACAACCTTGTGCCGGGCCGCCTTCCCGGACAAGGCCTATGTTTCACTGGAATCCTTGGACACCCGCGAATTTGCGCAAACCGATCCGCGCGGTTTTCTTGCCGAATATCAACAGGGCGCTATCATTGACGAAATCCAGCAAGTGCCAAGCCTTGCGAGCTATCTCCAGAGCGAGGTAGACGAACGATCGACACCTGGACGATTCATTCTCACCGGCTCGCAACATTTCGGGATTTCGCAAACCATCTCCCAGTCTCTCGCTGGTCGGTGTGGACTGCTGGCACTGCTTGCCCCGGACTGGAACGAACTACGCCAGTTTGATTCAGTGCAACAGATCTCTACACTCTGCTTTGGCAAGGTTCCTATCCCCGGATTTATGACCGGAATATTCCTGCACACCAGTGGCTCGCCGACTACACCGCTACCTATGTTCAGCGCGATGTTCGTCAAGTATTGA